tgcgtttcgaaacgaatgaggttcAGCCAGCAAatgtggataaggaaaaaaaagaatatctacaatcctaccattccatattacctccgagagtaccagctaaaagagcttgaagtaatcggacttctggttggagcaagaggtaccgctactctcttcgtgaaagatgtgtttaagaggctaggaatacctacatctaatattccgattgtaactttagctgcattgataggatcaattgctctcctgaagcatcacctatattcgaaatgaaaccaagtttattagcattctttacttttttgtaacacttacctctctaaaactaggtatatttccaccaatcacaaaatgtatttgcagctatgtacagacgtggacaaattattagcaaaattgaagatttttattacatatttttacaaaatatgattcttcaacttagactacagttgacatttttgcgtatttcgaaattattagcaaaattgaagatttgtattgtgtatttttttacaaaatttgactcttcaatttggactacatttgatatttttgcatatttacaaattattagcataactgaagatttttattatatatttttacaaaatttgactcttcaatttggactacagtttacattttggatatttccaaattattagcaaaactgaagatatttattttatatttttacaaaatttgactcttcaattaaaactgcagttgacatttttgcatattagcaaaatatgaagatttttattatatatctttacaaaatttgactcttcaatttaaactacagttgacatttttgcatatttctatctattgtaatgataaaaatgtgcaaaattgtcaactgtagtctaaattgaaaagtcaaattttgtaaacagatttgtcataaaaatcgtcaattttgttaataatttgtccacgtctgtacttgtaggagtttaaTTGTCAAAACATAGTGAATGGTTCAAcaacatgtaaacatttatatggttaagtactctttgtcccttgtagCAGCTCACGattagtgagaagatttctaaattaaattgtaCACACTTATACACTACTTTGTAAAGTTAACAGTGGTCGGAGACTTTCTCCCACAACACTTAAGTAAGTAATACTTGAAGTATTTTCTGTAACACTTACTGGAGCAACACAGTGCTACTGGATTAAAACACGAATTGAACATAAGCAAGTATATGGATACTGTGAACACGTAATTCTTAAGATAGGCATCCTCAAACACATTTCTTATCATACAAATCAAATAAATGTGATATGGAAGAAAACTAACAACAAACACCAATGTAAAGCCCAACACAATTCTTGTTGTGCTCCTTCGCGAGTTTCCTTTGTTGTGAATTTCTCCGGACTCTATATTGGTACTTCTCATTAAATGGCGTGCCGCCAGACAATACATACAAGCTGTTACACCAAGGGGAAGAATACAGAACACCACAAGCTCAAATACGACCACCTTTTGGTAGTATTTCCAGCTGTCGTAGACAGAACACATATAATCGGCGTGTACAGCTAACGTATATGGAATCGTAAACAATGAACATATTGTCCAGACTCCTAGGATAGTGGCAATCGTTACGATTCTTGTCATGGATTGATGTCTGTTGTGTAAAGGCCTCGATATTACTTGGTACCTCTGAATGCTCATAACAGATATCAAATATGCAGACACTCCTATACTAGAATGCCGTAAAAAACCGAACACCTTGCATAAATCATCACCGATTTGCCAAGATTCGGAACGTGTATCGATGTAGATATATATTGTGTTCACGGCTAATAACATTAAGTCGCTAACAGCCAAATTCATTACGTAAGCGTTGGGAACAGTGTGCATATCTGAATTGCATATTATCACAACTAAAACCGCTACATTACCAACTGtgccaaatataaataaaagtgtatatattGCAGGCTCAACATACTCATAAAAAATAAGCTTTGCATAATAACCATCCCCGTAAACGAAATTTCGAACTATAGACTTATAACCTTCTTCGAACACTATACTTCCATTCGTACATTGAGCCTTTCCAAGCACATCCCACCACATTCCTAACACTTCTTCGGGGCTCTCACATATAGAAAATTCTACATTCCTTGCTACTTCGATGTTAGGTTCCTGGTACCATCTCCACACTTCTAAGAGCCCACAGTCACATCCCAGTGGGTTTCCAGACAATATTAAATCTGTTAACCTTGGCATGACtctaaatatattttcatctATGGTCTTGAGGTTATTCCCTCTGAGGTTCAGTACTGTAAGGTTGGATGCGTTTTCGAATGATTTGGACTTTACACGACTT
The window above is part of the Periplaneta americana isolate PAMFEO1 chromosome 11, P.americana_PAMFEO1_priV1, whole genome shotgun sequence genome. Proteins encoded here:
- the LOC138708652 gene encoding uncharacterized protein; its protein translation is MSTRSRIISVALLLLVPVLTFWMWLVTLAIHSSWLCPRECWCDPEEGVLDCSYAALKEIPHIYHSTTYMLNFKRNNLNELEEKAFVSKNIFQIEILRLDYCNISYIDVDAFNGLILFVELSLTHNLLTELKVGTFKNMTHMEGLSLAYNRIENLEAGIFEDLVSLLWLELDHNLLNSLKSDVFTGLTNLYSLFLSDNRLSTLHPDVFIHLTKLAYLYLNGNEELQIPSNSSFLNILSVDELYISYCNVSRVKSKSFENASNLTVLNLRGNNLKTIDENIFRVMPRLTDLILSGNPLGCDCGLLEVWRWYQEPNIEVARNVEFSICESPEEVLGMWWDVLGKAQCTNGSIVFEEGYKSIVRNFVYGDGYYAKLIFYEYVEPAIYTLLFIFGTVGNVAVLVVIICNSDMHTVPNAYVMNLAVSDLMLLAVNTIYIYIDTRSESWQIGDDLCKVFGFLRHSSIGVSAYLISVMSIQRYQVISRPLHNRHQSMTRIVTIATILGVWTICSLFTIPYTLAVHADYMCSVYDSWKYYQKVVVFELVVFCILPLGVTACMYCLAARHLMRSTNIESGEIHNKGNSRRSTTRIVLGFTLVFVVSFLPYHIYLICMIRNVFEDAYLKNYVFTVSIYLLMFNSCFNPVALCCSSKCYRKYFKYYLLKCCGRKSPTTVNFTK